A window from Citrus sinensis cultivar Valencia sweet orange chromosome 3, DVS_A1.0, whole genome shotgun sequence encodes these proteins:
- the LOC102608325 gene encoding uncharacterized protein LOC102608325 → MSTQFRASYYQHNGSSITTAPSLHSCSSFIISKLPDHPLSGNKRSLLLGTSLSFNSNKETTSVIRRRKRKNFEHGIVASSSNVATPIWESWKPQKGSSNPSLSDILWPSAGAFAAMAILGKMDQILAPKGFSITIAPLGAVCAVLFATPSTPAARKYNVFMSQIGCAAIGVLAFSIFGPGWLARSAGLAASIAFMIYARAPHPPAASLPILFIDGVKLHSLNFWYALFPGAAGCIILCLIQEIVCYLKDNVKF, encoded by the exons ATGAGCACACAATTCAGGGCCAGTTATTATCAGCATAATGGCTCTTCAATAACAACAGCCCCATCACTGCATTCATGTTCTTCTTTCATTATATCAAAACTCCCTGACCACCCTTTGAGTGGAAACAAGAGATCATTACTTTTAGGCACATCTCTTAGTTTCAATTCTAATAAGGAGACGACTAGTGtgataagaagaagaaaaagaaagaattttgaacaTGGAATCGTGGCATCATCAAGTAACGTGGCTACACCTATCTGGGAAAGTTGGAAGCCGCAAAAGGGTTCTTCTAATCCTTCCCTCAGCGACATCCTTTGGCCTTCTGCAG GAGCGTTTGCGGCAATGGCTATATTGGGAAAGATGGATCAAATATTGGCTCCCAAAGGATTTTCAATCACGATTGCACCATTAGGAGCTGTTTGCGCAGTGCTTTTTGCTACCCCATCCACGCCTGCTGCTCGA AAATACAATGTGTTCATGTCTCAGATTGGTTGTGCAGCCATAGGTGTCTTGGCATTCTCAATATTTGGACCAGGTTGGCTAGCTAGGAGTGCAGGTCTTGCAGCTTCAATTGCATTCATGATCTATGCTCGTGCTCCGCATCCACCAG CTGCAAGTTTGCCAATTCTATTCATTGATGGGGTTAAGCTGCATAGCTTGAATTTTTGGTACGCTTTGTTTCCTGGTGCTGCTGGTTGCATCATCCTCTGTTTGATT CAAGAGATTGTGTGTTACTTGAAGGAcaatgtcaaattttga
- the LOC102609477 gene encoding LRR receptor-like serine/threonine-protein kinase FEI 2 produces MKMHELVLILTVIFAATLFSSCCLALTEDGMTLLEIKSSLNDSRNLLGNWQATDESPCKWTGISCHTHDQRVRSINLPYMQLGGIISPSIGRLDKLQRLALHQNSLHGSIPNEITNCTELRALYLRANYLQGGIPANIGNLLFLTILDLSSNSLKGAIPSSLGRLTHLHYLNLSTNFFSGEIPDFGALSAFGNKSFIGNLDLCGQQVHKPCRTSMGFPAVLPHASSDEVAVPTKRSSHYMKGVLIGAMSTMGLALVVLLAFLWICLLSKKERAVKRYTEVRKQVDQETSTKLITFHGDMPYPSCEIIEKLEALDEEDVVGSGGFGTVYRMVMNDCGTFAVKRIDRSREGSDQVFERELEILGSIKHINLVNLRGYCRLPATKLLIYDYLSMGSLDDFLHEHGEGQQLLNWSARLKIALGSARGLAYLHHDCCPKIIHRDIKSSNILLDENLEPHVSDFGLAKLLVDEEAHVTTVVAGTFGYLAPEYLQSGRATEKSDVYSFGVLLLELVTGKRPTDPTFVKRGLNVVGWMNTLLKENRLEDVIDKRCADADMETVEAILEIAARCTDANPDDRPSMNQVLQLLEQEVMSPCPSDFYESHSDYC; encoded by the exons atgaaaatgcatgAGCTGGTTTTGATCTTGACAGTGATTTTTGCAGCAACCCTCTTCAGCTCTTGCTGCCTTGCTCTCACTGAAGAtg GCATGACATTGCTAGAAATCAAAAGCTCTTTGAATGATAGTAGAAATTTGCTTGGGAACTGGCAAGCTACTGATGAATCTCCTTGCAAATGGACTGGCATTTCTTGCCATACCCATGATCAGCGAGTCCGCTCTAT AAATCTGCCATATATGCAATTAGGCGGCATTATATCTCCCAGCATTGGTAGACTTGATAAATTGCAAAGACT GGCGCTTCATCAAAACAGCTTACATGGATCTATTCCGAATGAGATTACAAATTGTACAGAGCTCAGAGCCTT GTACTTGAGGGCAAATTATTTGCAAGGAGGAATACCAGCAAATATTGGAAaccttttgtttcttactataTT ggATTTGTCAAGCAATTCACTAAAGGGTGCTATACCGTCATCTCTTGGCCGGCTCACACATCTGCACTATCT AAACTTGTCAACCAACTTCTTTTCTGGTGAGATACCTGACTTTGGAGCCCTGAGTGCTTTTGGAAACAAATC GTTTATAGGAAATTTAGATCTCTGTGGTCAGCAAGTACACAAGCCATGTCGAACCTCGATGGGATTTCCTGCTGTGCTACCTCATGCATCAAGTGATGAAGTTGCAG TGCCTACAAAACGGTCCTCTCATTACATGAAAGGAGTGCTGATTGGGGCAATGTCCACAATGGGCCTTGCACTTGTGGTTCTCCTTGCATTCCTTTGGATTTGTTTGCTGTCAAAGAAGGAAAGAGCTGTAAAGAGATACACTGAAGTCCGAAAGCAAGTTGATCAAGAAACAA GTACAAAGCTTATAACTTTTCATGGTGATATGCCGTACCCCTCATGTGAGATCATTGAGAAGCTGGAGGCTCTTGATGAGGAGGATGTTGTAGGTTCTGGAGGATTTGGTACTGTATACCGGATGGTTATGAATGATTGTGGAACAtttgctgttaaaagaattgaTCGGAGTCGTGAAGGATCTGATCAAGTGTTCGAGAGGGAGTTAGAGATCCTGGGTAGCATCAAGCATATAAATTTGGTCAATCTGAGAGGTTATTGCAGACTCCCTGCAACAAAGCTTCTCATCTATGATTATCTTTCTATGGGCAGCTTAGATGATTTCTTGCATG AGCATGGTGAAGGACAGCAATTGTTGAACTGGAGTGCTCGTTTGAAAATAGCCCTTGGTTCTGCCAGAGGGTTGGCGTACTTGCACCATGACTGCTGTCCAAAGATTATTCACCGAGATATAAAATCCAGCAACATCCTCCTCGATGAGAACTTGGAGCCCCATGTCTCAGATTTTGGTCTCGCCAAGCTCTTAGTAGACGAAGAAGCCCATGTCACTACTGTGGTGGCTGGCACTTTTGGCTATTTAGCACCAG AGTATCTACAAAGTGGGAGAGCCACTGAGAAGTCCGATGTGTATAGCTTTGGAGTTCTCTTGCTAGAGCTTGTGACTGGGAAAAGACCTACTGATCCGACTTTTGTAAAGAGAGGCTTAAATGTTGTTGGTTGG ATGAACACCCTACTGAAAGAGAATAGATTGGAAGATGTCATAGATAAACGCTGTGCTGATGCCGATATGGAAACTGTGGAAGCAATTCTTGAAATAGCTGCAAGGTGCACAGATGCTAACCCGGATGATCGGCCGTCCATGAACCAGGTTTTGCAGCTGCTAGAGCAAGAGGTCATGTCACCTTGCCCAAGTGATTTCTACGAGTCCCATTCAgattattgttaa
- the LOC102609756 gene encoding protein NRT1/ PTR FAMILY 2.8-like has translation MANNIHSSSASTVEQDPSAKKPGGWRAIKYILGNETFEKLASMSLISNITVYLQTNYNLGGVLLVNIVTIWSGSSNITSLLGAFVSDAYLGRFRTLLVGSIASLLGMLIMTLTAGIHQLRPSSCSDPPNCPQPQGWQFCVLFAALTLLSIGAGGIRPCNIAFGADQFDTTTEKGRAQLESFFNWWYFSFTVALVVVLTGVVYIQTNVSWVLGFAIPTACLAFSITLFLLGRRCYIYIKPAGSVFSDMAKVVVAACRKRCFSVEPGCEHNYYDPPLMIKLKRTNRFKCLDRAALITEPSHELQEQGTPKNGWRLCSLQQVEQLKCLIAILPVCVSGIACFISMDQQNTFGILQAIQMNKSVGPHFKMPPAWMNITSMLALSLWILIYERLYIPVATKIAGKVKRLTLQQRIKTGIVMSILCMLVAGSVEKRRRELALKHDSFVSPMSLLILLPQYALSGLTEAFAAVAIMEFFTNQMPESMRTVAGAAFFLSLSVASYVSSLVINIIHRVTKRTGNSPWLGGHDLNKNRLDYYYYIIAGLGAVNFVYFSFFASHFVVNTTVAETGVKDVQLENVVAGNSANLPRRESIDEEKGLERPDTS, from the exons atggcAAATAATATCCATTCTTCTTCTGCTTCCACAGTGGAGCAAGACCCTTCTGCTAAGAAACCTGGAGGATGGAGAGCCATAAAGTACATACTTg GGAACGAGACATTCGAGAAATTGGCTTCGATGAGTTTGATAAGCAATATAACAGTGTATCTGCAAACCAATTACAACCTGGGAGGTGTTCTTTTGGTTAACATAGTAACCATATGGTCCGGTTCCAGCAACATTACGTCATTGCTGGGTGCTTTCGTTTCTGACGCTTATTTGGGCAGGTTCCGCACCCTCCTCGTCGGCTCCATTGCCTCTCTACTG GGAATGTTGATAATGACACTGACAGCAGGCATACATCAGCTGAGACCCTCTAGCTGTAGTGATCCGCCTAATTGCCCTCAGCCTCAAGGTTGGCAATTCTGCGTCCTCTTCGCTGCACTTACACTGCTATCCATCGGAGCAGGTGGGATTAGGCCTTGCAACATTGCCTTTGGTGCTGATCAATTCGACACCACCACCGAGAAAGGACGGGCACAACTAGAAAGCTTCTTCAATTGGTGGTACTTCTCTTTTACCGTTGCCCTCGTTGTAGTACTCACAGGCGTTGTCTACATTCAGACAAATGTCAGTTGGGTTCTTGGCTTCGCAATCCCAACAGCTTGCCTTGCCTTCTCCATAACCCTTTTCTTGTTGGGCCGCCGCTGTTACATTTACATAAAACCTGCAGGAAGTGTCTTTTCAGACATGGCCAAAGTGGTCGTAGCTGCCTGTAGGAAGCGATGTTTTAGCGTTGAACCAGGTTGCGAGCATAACTATTATGACCCCCCTTTGATGATAAAGCTCAAGCGCACCAACAGATTCAAGTGCCTTGATAGAGCTGCTTTAATTACTGAACCAAGTCACGAGTTGCAAGAACAAGGGACGCCCAAGAATGGGTGGAGACTTTGTAGCTTGCAACAAGTAGAACAACTGAAATGTTTAATAGCAATCTTGCCTGTTTGTGTATCGGGAATCGCTTGTTTCATATCAATGGACCAACAGAACACATTCGGAATCCTACAAGCAATTCAAATGAACAAATCAGTGGGACCACATTTCAAAATGCCACCAGCCTGGATGAATATCACATCAATGCTTGCATTGTCattatggatcctcatttacGAGCGGTTATACATTCCAGTGGCCACAAAAATTGCCGGAAAGGTAAAAAGACTGACACTGCAACAAAGAATAAAGACCGGTATCGTAATGTCGATTCTATGCATGTTAGTGGCAGGATCTGTCGAGAAAAGACGACGTGAGTTGGCTTTGAAACACGATTCGTTTGTGTCGCCCATGAGCCTTTTGATACTTTTGCCGCAGTATGCCCTTTCAGGTCTGACCGAAGCGTTCGCTGCTGTTGCTATAATGGAGTTCTTCACCAACCAAATGCCTGAAAGCATGAGAACTGTTGCAGGGGCGGCATTTTTTCTCAGCTTGTCCGTAGCAAGCTACGTGAGCTCATTGGTTATTAATATCATCCACCGGGTGACTAAAAGAACGGGGAATTCGCCATGGCTGGGAGGTCATGATTTGAACAAGAACCGGCTCGACTATTACTACTACATCATTGCCGGCCTTGGAGCTGTGAATTTTGTCTACTTCAGCTTCTTCGCTAGTCACTTTGTGGTTAATACTACTGTTGCTGAAACTGGGGTAAAGGATGTGCAATTAGAGAACGTGGTTGCGGGTAACTCAGCAAACTTGCCAAGGAGAGAATCTATAGATGAAGAGAAGGGATTGGAAAGGCCTGACACTAGCTAA
- the LOC102610070 gene encoding protein NRT1/ PTR FAMILY 2.11-like yields MEKNSKTAVVATDDEPQLNYRGWKSMPFVIGNETFEKLGTTGTSSNLLVYLTTIFNMKSITATTLINIFSGTTNFATLLGAFLSDTYFGRYKTLGFASVASFLGMLVLSLTAAISKLHPPDCGNQDSGACPGPTPWQLAFLFTGLGLMVIGAGGIRPCNLAFGADQFNPNTESGKQGITSFFNWYYFTFTFAMMISLTVIVYVQSDVSWAWGLGIPAFMMFLSCAMFFLGSRLYAKVKPEGSPLASTVQVFVAAIKKRHLKLPEEPWLTLHNHIPKNCINSKLPHTGQFRCLDKAAIMTPEDQIKSDGSAINPWRLSSMQKVEEVKVLIRVIPIWASAIVYYVALVQQQTYVVFQALQSDRRVGNTHFKIPAASYAIFSMIGLTIWIPIYDRIIVPKLQRLTKKEGGITILQRMAIGMILAIFTMIISGIIEDKRRYLALSRPVGLEQRRGAISSLSGLWLIPQLSLIGFSEAFTIIAEVEFYYKQFPENMRSIGGSLTFVGFAISNYLSGFLISMVHRFTKGASTGDWLPEDLNKGRLDYFYYLVAALGLLNFGFFLLCAKWYKYKGSGDGAPEVAMEKLNPEKSPV; encoded by the exons ATGGAGAAGAACAGTAAGACAGCAGTTGTTGCGACAGATGATGAGCCTCAGCTCAACTACAGGGGATGGAAATCAATGCCTTTTGTTAtag GAAATGAAACTTTTGAAAAGCTGGGGACTACTGGCACTTCCTCCAACCTCTTGGTATATTTGACAACCATATTCAACATGAAAAGTATCACGGCAACAACTCTCATTAACATCTTCAGTGGTACCACAAATTTTGCCACCTTGCTCGGAGCATTCCTGTCCGATACTTACTTTGGCCGGTACAAGACTCTGGGATTCGCTTCTGTTGCCTCTTTTCTG GGGATGCTTGTACTTTCTTTGACAGCAGCAATCTCAAAACTGCACCCACCTGATTGTGGAAATCAAGATTCTGGAGCGTGCCCTGGGCCAACACCATGGCAACTGGCTTTTCTGTTCACTGGGCTAGGACTGATGGTAATTGGAGCTGGCGGCATTAGGCCATGTAACTTGGCCTTTGGTGCTGACCAATTTAATCCCAATACTGAATCTGGGAAGCAGGGAATCACCAGCTTCTTCAATTGGTACTACTTCACCTTCACCTTCGCGATGATGATATCTTTGACAGTCATTGTTTACGTGCAATCGGATGTGAGCTGGGCCTGGGGATTGGGAATCCCTGCATTTATGATGTTCTTATCCTGTGCAATGTTCTTCCTGGGATCTAGACTCTATGCGAAAGTAAAACCAGAGGGCAGTCCATTGGCTAGTACGGTGCAGGTCTTTGTGGCCGCAATCAAGAAGAGGCACTTGAAGTTACCAGAGGAACCGTGGCTCACCCTTCATAACCATATTCCAAAAAATTGTATCAACTCCAAACTTCCTCATACTGGACAATTCAG GTGCCTGGACAAAGCGGCAATCATGACCCCTGAAGACCAAATAAAGTCGGATGGATCAGCAATCAATCCCTGGAGACTAAGCAGTATGCAAAAAGTTGAGGAGGTAAAAGTCCTAATTCGAGTGATTCCTATATGGGCCTCAGCTATTGTGTACTATGTCGCTTTAGTTCAACAACAGACCTACGTAGTCTTCCAAGCTCTTCAATCCGACAGACGCGTGGGCAATACCCATTTCAAAATCCCAGCTGCATCTTACGCCATCTTCTCAATGATTGGCCTCACAATTTGGATTCCTATCTATGACAGAATCATCGTTCCGAAGCTCCAACGATTGACGAAAAAAGAAGGCGGCATAACAATTCTTCAGAGAATGGCCATCGGCATGATTCTTGCTATTTTCACTATGATTATTTCTGGCATTATTGAAGATAAGCGAAGATATTTGGCCCTTTCCAGGCCTGTGGGTTTAGAGCAAAGAAGAGGTGCAATATCTTCTTTGTCAGGACTTTGGCTAATACCTCAGCTGTCACTGATAGGATTTTCTGAGGCATTTACAATTATTGCTGAAGTTGAATTCTACTACAAGCAGTTTCCCGAAAACATGAGAAGCATTGGCGGATCTTTGACGTTTGTTGGGTTTgcaatatcaaattatttgagtGGTTTCTTGATATCAATGGTTCATAGATTTACAAAGGGTGCTTCCACTGGAGATTGGTTGCCCGAAGATCTTAACAAGGGGAGATTAGATTACTTCTATTACTTAGTTGCTGCATTAGGGCTCTTAAATTTCGGCTTCTTTTTATTGTGTGCAAAGTGGTACAAGTATAAAGGGAGTGGTGACGGCGCCCCGGAAGTGGCCATGGAAAAGCTGAATCCTGAAAAATCTCCAGtatga
- the LOC102610685 gene encoding protein NRT1/ PTR FAMILY 2.9 has protein sequence MKAAEKETVEKKENGTLELEKIYENRTMELENVKKTVGNDHDEPKINYRGWKAMPFIIGNETFEKLGAVGTLANLLIYLTSVFNMKNITAATIINIFNGTANFGTMIGAYLCDTYFGRYNTLGFATVASFLGLQAIQLTAAIPTLHPPHCAAESSTCKGPTAGQMAFLLSGFGLMIIGAGGVRPCNLAFGADQFNPNTESGKRGINSFFNWYFCTFTFAQMVSLTLIVYVQSNVSWAIGLAIPALLMLVACVVFFMGTKIYVRVPATGSPMTSVAQVIVVAVKKRQLKQPDQPLLSLFNYIPPGSINCKLRHTDQFRFLDKAAMLTPEDHINPDGSAANRWRLCSVQQVEEVKCVLRVIPTWFAAVIFHLMINQQHTYAVFQAQQSNRRLGNTSFKIPAASYVVFMMLSMTIWIPIYDRIFVPFLRRLTGKEGGITLLQRMGIGIGISIIAMLVSGVVEEHRRTTALTKPTVGFQPRRGAVSSMSGMFLIPQFALAGLADAFTSIGLVEFYYKQFPENMRSIGGSLFFCALAGSSYLSSLLITIVHQTTQGAATGNWLPEDLNKGRLDYYYYMIAGLEVLNLGYFLVYARWYEYKETGTGSATTIEFEANGEAKQSDKTLV, from the exons ATGAAAGCAGCAGAGAAAGAAACGgtggagaagaaagagaatgGAACCTTAGAGTTGGAGAAGATTTATGAGAATAGAACCATGGAATTGGAGAATGTTAAGAAAACTGTGGGAAACGATCATGATGAGCCCAAGATTAACTACAGAGGATGGAAAGCTATGCCCTTCATTATAG GTAACGAGACTTTTGAGAAGCTGGGAGCCGTTGGCACTTTAGCCAACCTGTTGATCTATCTTACTTCTGTGTTCAACATGAAAAACATTACAGCTGCAACAATTATCAACATCTTTAATGGCACCGCAAACTTTGGCACCATGATTGGAGCTTATCTTTGTGACACCTACTTTGGTCGCTACAACACATTGGGATTTGCTACGGTTGCTTCGTTTTTG GGGTTGCAAGCAATACAACTAACGGCGGCAATTCCAACTCTTCATCCTCCCCACTGTGCAGCAGAAAGTTCAACGTGCAAAGGGCCAACAGCAGGACAAATGGCATTTCTGTTGAGCGGGTTTGGACTGATGATAATAGGAGCTGGCGGCGTCCGGCCATGTAACTTGGCATTTGGAGCAGACCAATTCAATCCTAATACTGAATCTGGAAAGAGGGGTATTAATAGCTTCTTCAACTGGTACTTCTGCACCTTCACTTTTGCCCAGATGGTGTCTTTGACCCTCATTGTCTATGTGCAATCCAACGTGAGTTGGGCTATTGGTTTAGCAATTCCGGCGTTGCTGATGTTGGTAGCGTGTGTCGTCTTCTTCATGGGcacaaaaatatatgttagGGTGCCAGCCACTGGCAGTCCAATGACCAGTGTGGCACAGGTCATAGTGGTTGCTGTCAAGAAAAGGCAGCTGAAGCAACCAGACCAACCTTTACTTTCTCTGTTTAACTATATTCCTCCAGGTTCTATCAACTGCAAGCTCCGTCATACAGATCAATTCAG ATTTTTAGACAAAGCAGCGATGCTGACACCCGAGGACCACATAAATCCAGATGGATCAGCGGCAAATCGTTGGAGACTTTGCAGTGTCCAGCAAGTGGAAGAAGTGAAATGCGTTTTGAGAGTAATTCCCACATGGTTTGCTGCTGTTATCTTCCATCTTATGATCAATCAGCAACATACCTATGCTGTCTTCCAAGCTCAGCAGTCCAATAGACGTCTTGGAAACACCAGCTTCAAAATCCCAGCAGCATCTTATGTGGTCTTCATGATGCTTAGCATGACCATTTGGATACCTATTTACGACAGAATTTTTGTCCCATTTCTCCGAAGGCTCACAGGAAAAGAAGGCGGCATCACACTGCTTCAAAGAATGGGCATCGGTATAGGCATCTCCATAATAGCCATGCTAGTATCTGGGGTTGTTGAAGAGCACCGAAGAACCACAGCTCTTACCAAGCCTACCGTCGGGTTTCAACCAAGAAGGGGTGCCGTTTCATCAATGTCTGGTATGTTTTTGATTCCTCAGTTTGCACTAGCTGGACTGGCAGATGCTTTTACTTCCATTGGACTAGTGGAATTCTACTACAAGCAATTTCCTGAGAACATGCGGAGCATTGGAGGGTCGTTATTCTTTTGTGCATTGGCAGGTTCAAGTTATTTGAGCAGTTTATTGATAACTATTGTTCACCAAACCACACAAGGAGCAGCAACTGGAAATTGGTTACCAGAAGATCTGAACAAGGGAAGACTGGATTACTACTATTACATGATTGCTGGCTTGGAGGTTTTGAATTTAGGATACTTTTTAGTATACGCTAGGTGGTACGAGTACAAAGAGACGGGCACAGGCTCAGCTACTACCATTGAGTTTGAAGCGAATGGTGAGGCGAAGCAATCTGATAAAACTTTAGTTTAA
- the LOC102610387 gene encoding ATPase 11, plasma membrane-type, with amino-acid sequence MGDKEEVLEAVLKETVDLENIPIEEVFENLRCSREGLSSQAAEERLSIFGYNKLEEKKESKFLKFLGFMWNPLSWVMEAAAIMAIALANGGGKPPDWQDFVGIITLLVINSTISFIEENNAGNAAAALMARLAPKGKVLRDGRWNEQDASILVPGDIISIKLGDIIPADARLLEGDPLKIDQSALTGESLPVTKGPGDGVYSGSTCKQGEIEAVVIATGVHTFFGKAAHLVDTTNQVGHFQKVLTAIGNFCICSIAVGMIVEIIVMYPIQDREYRPGIDNLLVLLIGGIPIAMPTVLSVTMAIGSHRLSQQGAITKRMTAIEEMAGMDVLCSDKTGTLTLNKLTVDKNLIEVFTKGVDADTVVLMAAQASRTENQDAIDAAIVGMLADPKEARAGIQEVHFLPFNPTDKRTALTYIDNAGKMHRVSKGAPEQILNLAHNKSDIERRVHAVIDKFAERGLRSLAVAYQEVPEGRKDSPGGPWQFMGLMPLFDPPRHDSAETIRRALNLGVNVKMITGDQLAIGKETGRRLGMGTNMYPSSALLGQDKDESIAALPIDELIEKADGFAGVFPEHKYEIVKRLQARKHICGMTGDGVNDAPALKKADIGIAVADATDAARSASDIVLTEPGLSVIISAVLTSRAIFQRMKNYTIYAVSITIRIVLGFMLLALIWKFDFPPFMVLIIAILNDGTIMTISKDRVKPSPLPDSWKLAEIFTTGIVLGSYLAMMTVIFFWAAYKTDFFPRVFGVATLEKTAHDDFRKLASAIYLQVSTISQALIFVTRSRSWSFVERPGILLLVAFLIAQLIATLIAVYANWSFAAIEGIGWGWAGVVWLYNIIFYIPLDFIKFFIRYALSGKAWDLVIEQRIAFTRQKDFGKEQRELQWAHAQRTLHGLQPPDTKMFTERTHELNQMAEEAKRRAEIARLRELHTLKGHVESVVRLKGLDIDTIQQAYTV; translated from the exons ATGGGGGATAAAGAGGAAGTTTTGGAGGCTGTGTTGAAGGAAACTGTGGATTTG GAAAACATACCCATTGAGGAAGTATTTGAGAATCTGAGATGTAGCAGAGAAGGTCTCAGCAGTCAGGCTGCTGAGGAGAGACTCAGCATTTTTGGTTACAACAAGcttgaagagaaaaaa GAGAGCAagtttttgaagtttttgGGGTTCATGTGGAATCCTCTCTCATGGGTTATGGAAGCTGCTGCTATTATGGCCATTGCTCTTGCAAACGGAGGG GGTAAGCCTCCAGATTGGCAAGACTTTGTTGGTATCATTACTTTGCTTGTAATCAACTCTACCATCAGTTTTATTGAGGAGAACAATGCGGGTAATGCAGCTGCTGCTCTAATGGCCCGTCTTGCTCCAAAAGGGAAG GTTCTTCGAGATGGAAGGTGGAATGAGCAAGATGCTTCTATTTTAGTTCCTGGTGACATAATTAGTATCAAACTGGGAGATATTATTCCAGCTGATGCTCGTCTTCTTGAAGGCGATCCGTTGAAAATTGACCAG TCTGCACTCACAGGCGAGTCTCTTCCAGTAACTAAAGGCCCTGGAGATGGTGTGTACTCAGGTTCTACCTGCAAGCAGGGAGAGATTGAAGCAGTGGTCATTGCCACTGGTGTACATACTTTCTTTGGGAAGGCTGCTCACCTTGTTGATACCACAAACCAAGTTGGCCACTTTCAAAAG GTCTTGACTGCAATAGGGAACTTCTGCATTTGCTCAATTGCTGTTGGAATGATAGTAGAGATTATCGTCATGTACCCTATTCAAGACCGGGAATATCGCCCTGGAATCGACAATCTTCTTGTACTTCTCATTGGTGGAATTCCAATTGCCATGCCAACAGTTCTGTCTGTCACAATGGCTATTGGTTCTCATCGGCTATCTCAGCAG GGAGCTATCACTAAGAGAATGACTGCAATAGAAGAAATGGCGGGCATGGATGTGCTTTGTAGTGACAAGACTGGAACACTGACACTGAACAAACTTACTGTTGACAAAAATCTTATTGAG GTTTTCACAAAAGGAGTAGATGCAGATACTGTTGTTCTCATGGCAGCTCAGGCCTCTAGGACTGAGAACCAGGACGCAATAGATGCTGCTATAGTTGGGATGTTGGCTGATCCAAAGGAG GCACGTGCTGGCATTCAGGAGGTGCATTTCCTCCCTTTCAATCCTACTGACAAGCGAACCGCATTGACATATATTGACAATGCTGGGAAAATGCATAGAGTCAGTAAAGGGGCACCAGAGCAG ATTctaaatcttgcacacaacaagtcagacattgagagaagagTTCATGCTGTGATTGACAAGTTTGCAGAGCGAGGTTTACGATCTCTTGCTGTGGCCTACCAG GAAGTTCCTGAAGGAAGGAAGGATAGTCCTGGAGGCCCATGGCAATTTATGGGCCTCATGCCGCTCTTTGATCCACCAAGGCATGATAGTGCAGAGACCATAAGGAGGGCTTTGAATCTTGGAGTAAATGTTAAAATGATTACTG GAGATCAACTGGCAATAGGAAAGGAGACTGGACGTCGTTTGGGAATGGGAACCAACATGTATCCTTCATCTGCTTTGCTAGGACAGGACAAGGATGAGTCTATCGCTgctttacctattgatgaaCTGATAGAAAAAGCTGACGGCTTTGCTGGTGTCTTCCCtg AACACAAGTATGAGATAGTAAAACGCTTACAAGCTAGGAAACATATATGTGGGATGACTGGTGATGGTGTCAACGATGCTCCTGCTCTCAAGAAGGCTGACATTGGGATAGCCGTTGCGGATGCAACTGATGCTGCTCGTAGTGCTTCTGACATAGTCCTTACAGAACCTGGCCTTAGTGTCATCATCAGTGCTGTCTTGACCAGTCGAGCTATCTTCCAGCGGATGAAAAATTACACA ATATATGCAGTATCCATTACCATTCGTATTGTG CTTGGTTTCATGCTGCTGGCGCTCATATGGAAGTTTGACTTTCCTCCATTTATGGTGCTTATCATTGCCATCCTGAATGATG GTACAATTATGACAATATCAAAAGATAGGGTGAAACCGTCTCCTCTGCCAGATAGCTGGAAGCTTGCTGAAATTTTTACAACTGGCATTGTTCTTGGCAGTTACTTGGCAATGATGACAGTTATTTTCTTCTGGGCAGCATATAAAACAGATTTCTTTCCG AGAGTATTTGGGGTGGCAACCCTTGAGAAAACAGCTCATGATGACTTCCGAAAGCTTGCCTCAGCAATTTACTTGCAAGTGAGCACTATCAGTCAGGCCCTTATATTCGTAACACGGTCAAGAAGTTGGTCTTTCGTTGAGCGACCTGGTATATTGCTGCTTGTGGCTTTTCTGATTGCTCAACTG ATTGCTACTCTGATTGCCGTTTATGCAAACTGGAGTTTTGCTGCAATTGAAGGGATTGGGTGGGGTTGGGCCGGTGTGGTCTGGCTTTACAACATCATCTTCTACATCCCACTTGATTTCATTAAGTTCTTCATACGCTATGCTCTGAGTGGGAAGGCCTGGGATCTTGTTATCGAGCAGAGG ATTGCTTTCACAAGGCAAAAGGATTTTGGTAAGGAACAACGTGAGCTTCAATGGGCACATGCACAAAGAACATTGCATGGGTTGCAACCACCTGATACCAAGATGTTCACCGAGCGAACTCATGAACTTAATCAGATGgctgaagaagccaaaaggagAGCTGAAATTGCTAG GTTAAGAGAACTCCATACGTTAAAAGGTCATGTGGAATCAGTAGTGAGATTGAAAGGCCTTGACATAGACACGATTCAGCAAGCTTACACGGTCTAA